Within the Halarcobacter mediterraneus genome, the region ACTATTTGCAGAAATAAATCTTCCAGACTCTGTATAAATATCTGGTTCTTCTACACCTTTTTGTTTTGCAATATTTTTTAAAGTAAAAATTACATCATTCGCAAACTCTTGTAAGTGATATTGTGTAGTTCTTTGATATTGTGAATATTCAACTGCTAGTCCACCACCAATATTTATAGCACTTAAGTTTGTAGCTCCTAAGTTTTTTAGTTCGGCATAAATATGTCCTGACTCTTTGAGTGCTTTTTTTAGTGGTTTTATTGTCGTCATTGCTGAACCAATATGAAAATGAATCATAGTTAAGTAATGAAGAAGATCGTTCTTCTTTAGTAGTTCATATGCTTCAAGTATTTCAGTAGAACTAAGACCAAATTTAGAATCAATACCACCTGACTTTGCCCAAGCTCCACCTCCACTATTAAATAGTCTAACTCTAATTCCTACATTTGGTGTTGGTAAAGAGGTCTCTTTTTCTACTTCTAATATCATTTCAAGTTCTGTTAGACCTTCAATAATAATAGTTATATTATGACCCATTTTTTTTGCAATAAAAGCTATATGAATCATTTCTTTATCTTTAAATCCATTAATTGTAATAGGAGAACCATAATTATTATAAGTCATAGCTAAAATAAGTTCAGCCTTACTTCCTGCTTCTAAACCATATCCAAACTCCTCTCCTGATTTTACAAGGGGTAATAAAAAGTTTGGAAGTTGATTTACTTTTAAAGGAAACACTGCATTAAATTTTCCTTTATAATCATACTCTTTTATCGCATTTTCATATAATGTAAACAATTTTGATATCTGTTTATTTGTTAAATGGGGGAATCTAAGTAGTAAGGGACCTTTAAAATCTTGTGCTCTAATATCTCTTACAATATCTAAAAGTGCAGGTTTTGATGCATAATTTATTTTTGCTAATCCATTTTCAATGAAAAAGTTATCATCAGACCAAATATCTATACCATAATTTTCCAATATTAAAAATCCTCTATTTTTATAGTTTTTTCTTCTTGTGTTTCAATATTTTTTACATAAATAGTGTTATCATTCAGTTCATTTTCACCAATTAAAGCAACTATATTTGCTCCTTGCTTTTGAGCAAGTTTAAAGTGTTTTCCAAAACCTCTTGATGTATATTCCATAATAGTTTTTGTAGTTTTTCTTTTATTATTTACAACTTTAGATACTAAATTTAATGCTTTATCATCCATTGCGCCTACATAAACTATATCCTCTTTTTGTTCTTTCATTTTTACAAGTTCTAGTAATCTTTCTATTCCAATAGCAAACCCAATTCCAGGAGTTTCTCTTCCACCAAGGAATTCAACAAGTTTGTCATATCTTCCTCCACCTGCAATTGCACTTTGTGATCCAATCTCATTTGAAGTAAACTCGAATGCTGTTTGAGAGTAATAATCTAAACCTCTAACAAGATTTGTATCTATCTCATATTTAATATTATTGAAGTCTAAAAT harbors:
- the speA gene encoding biosynthetic arginine decarboxylase; this encodes MENYGIDIWSDDNFFIENGLAKINYASKPALLDIVRDIRAQDFKGPLLLRFPHLTNKQISKLFTLYENAIKEYDYKGKFNAVFPLKVNQLPNFLLPLVKSGEEFGYGLEAGSKAELILAMTYNNYGSPITINGFKDKEMIHIAFIAKKMGHNITIIIEGLTELEMILEVEKETSLPTPNVGIRVRLFNSGGGAWAKSGGIDSKFGLSSTEILEAYELLKKNDLLHYLTMIHFHIGSAMTTIKPLKKALKESGHIYAELKNLGATNLSAINIGGGLAVEYSQYQRTTQYHLQEFANDVIFTLKNIAKQKGVEEPDIYTESGRFISANSTVLITPVLELFSAEYEENNLRLKEVNPPLIEELNELYEDINIKTALEYMHDSMDHLESLLKLFDLGYIDLQDRSNAEILAQLIIKKSINLLEIEDYEELKRIDNKIQEKYLLNFSIFQSLPDLWGINQEFPIMPISHLDKKPTRSASLWDITCDSDGEIEFNAKKPLYLHNVDLEKEEYYLAFFNVGAYQDTLGMKHNLFSHPTEVNVVFENNELKLEKIIESQKIIDILEDIDYDTGEIKNILEKDLDRNTYEILEKYLHENSYLKTAWSYNE